The genome window TGGGTCGGTGACGGTTTTCCTGTGCGCTCGATGTTTTCCTATCAAAGCCACGGCAAGCAACTTAGCCCCTTCCTGCTGCTGGACTACGCCGGCCCGGCTGATTTCAGCCCGGCGCAGCGTCCGCCCGGCGTAGGTTCGCACCCGCATCGCGGCTTTGAAACGGTCACCATCGTCTACAAGGGCGAAGTGGAACATCGCGACTCAACCGGCCAGGGCGGCGTGATCGGCCCCGGAGATGTGCAATGGATGACGGCTGGCGCCGGCATCCTGCATGAAGAATTCCACTCCCAAGCCTTTACCCGTTCCGGTGGTGCGCTGGAAATGGTGCAGCTCTGGGTTAACCTGCCGGCCAAGGACAAGATGACCGCGCCCGGCTACCAGGCCATTGTCGACCGCGATATTCCTGCCGTCGCAATGCCGGACGGTGCTGGCACGGTACGCGTCATTGCCGGTGAATACCAGGGCCACGCCGGACCAGCCCATACGTTCACGCCTATGCATGTTCTGGACGTGCGCCTGAATCAGGGCAGCGTCGCTGAACTGCCGGTGCCGGACGGCTGGAACTCGGCACTGATCGTGCTGCGTGGTACGGTGCTGGTAAATGGCGAAGCCGTTGCACGCGATGCGCAAATGGTCTTGCTGGATCGCGCCGGCAGCAATCTCACCATTGAAGCCAATAGTGATGCAGTTGTACTGTTGATCAGCGGCGAACCGATAGATGAAGCCATCGTTGGTCATGGCCCCTTCGTGATGAACACCCACGAAGAGATCGTGCAAGCCATAGATGATTTCAATAGCGGACGCTTCGCGCAAATCCCGCGCTGAAACCAAGCCGCACTGAAAAGCCATGTCGTTCATACGACATGGCTTTTTTACGGCTCCACTTCACCCGGTTCCGGATCACCATCGATGATCTGGAATTT of Janthinobacterium sp. Marseille contains these proteins:
- a CDS encoding pirin family protein, giving the protein MKNIIGVYSAPRPHWVGDGFPVRSMFSYQSHGKQLSPFLLLDYAGPADFSPAQRPPGVGSHPHRGFETVTIVYKGEVEHRDSTGQGGVIGPGDVQWMTAGAGILHEEFHSQAFTRSGGALEMVQLWVNLPAKDKMTAPGYQAIVDRDIPAVAMPDGAGTVRVIAGEYQGHAGPAHTFTPMHVLDVRLNQGSVAELPVPDGWNSALIVLRGTVLVNGEAVARDAQMVLLDRAGSNLTIEANSDAVVLLISGEPIDEAIVGHGPFVMNTHEEIVQAIDDFNSGRFAQIPR